A region from the Bubalus kerabau isolate K-KA32 ecotype Philippines breed swamp buffalo chromosome 23, PCC_UOA_SB_1v2, whole genome shotgun sequence genome encodes:
- the STAG3 gene encoding cohesin subunit SA-3 isoform X3 — protein sequence MPTLRSSSSRYQSSSSPSSASSPLRRAVAGGRRSVSAASSSSGSVAVPCDDGDSKQTSEGDSESLSAGEGSDFEDSLRRNGKKRAAKRPLKPTPAKFPKKRSQTVRAHGQKESEPPASDLFDAVKGAKSDMQSLVDEWLDSYKQDQDAAFLELVNFFIRSCGCKGTVTPEMFKKMSNSEIIRHLTEQFNEDSGDYPLIASGPSWKKFQGSFCEFVRTLVYQCQYGLLYDGFPMDNLISLLTGLSDSQVRAFRHTSTLAAMKLMTSLVRVALQLSLHKDNNQRQYEAERNKGLGQRAPERLESLLEKRRELQEHQEEIEGMMNALFRGVFVHRYRDVLPEIRAICIEEIGSWMQSYSTSFLTDSYLKYIGWTLHDKHRDVRLKCLKALKGLYGNQDLTVRLELFTSRFKDRMVSMVMDREYDVAVEAVRLLIVILKSMDGVLTDADCESIYPVVYASNRALASAAGEFLYWKLFYPECETRAVGGRERRRSPRPQRTFFYLLLSFFVESELHDHAAYLVDSLWDCAGPLLKDWESLTSLLLEKDQNLGDIQESTLIEILVSSVRQASEGHPPVGRVTGKKGLTPKERKIQADDKVKLTEHLIPLLPQLLAKFSADAEKVAPLLQLLNYFDLNIYCTRRLEKHLELLLQQLQEVVVKHAEPAVLEAGAHALYLLCNPEFTFFTRVDFARSQLVDLLTDRFQQELEELLQSSFLDEDEVYSLAATLKRLSAFYNAHDLTRWELYEPCYQLLRKAVDTGEVPHQVTLPALTLVYFSILWTLTHISGSDASQKQLLDLKGRMVAFCELCQSCLSDVDSEIQEQAFVLLSDLLLIFSPQMIVGGREFLRPLVFIPEATLQSELASFLMDHVFIQPGELRSGHSQEDHLQIERLHQRRRLLAGFCKLLLYGVLEMDAASDVFKHYNKFYNDYGDIIKETLTRARQIDRSHCSRILLLSLKQLYTELLQEQGPQGLNELPAFIEMRDLARRFALSFGPQQLQNRDLVVMLHKEGIKFSLSEVPPAGSSSQPPNLAFLELLAEFSPRLFHQDKQLLLSYLEKCLQRVSQAPGRPWGPVTTYCHSLSPGENTAEVSPQGYPRSKKRRVEGPSRQHREDVSASQEESLQPNSIPATPTLTSTAVKSGQPLGASEEMEEGGSSELAFPQGLYLLGNPRSRSLSPQHFRTPLNPSGPGLGKQLTRLSLMEEDEEELEIQNDLSEDWQGSGKSSSSSEHRLDLLDSTELNTEVLPHLHNMTQQKME from the exons ATGCCCACCCTTCGGTCGTCGTCCTCCCGGTACCAGAGCTCCTCCTCCCCGAGCAGCGCGTCCTCGCCGCTGCGCAGAGCGGTAGCGGGTGGACGGAGGAGCGTGTCTGCTGCTTCTAGTTCTTCTGGGTCTGTCGCTGTGCCCTGCGATGACGGGGACTCGAAGCAGACTTCAGAGGG GGATAGTGAATCTTTGTCAGCTGGTGAAGGCAGTGATTTCGAAGACAGCTTGAGACGAAATGGGAAGAAGAGAGCAGCAAAACGTCCACTCAAACCAacccca GCAAAATTTCCAAAGAAGAGGTCCCAAACAGTACGTGCTCatggtcagaaagagtcagagcCACCAGCCAGTGATCtctttgatgctgtgaaaggtgCCAAAAGTGACATGCAG TCTTTGGTAGATGAGTGGCTGGATAGCTACAAGCAAGACCAGGATGCAGCATTCCTGGAGCTCGTTAACTTTTTCATCCGGTCTTGTGGATGTAAAG GCACTGTGACCCCTGAGATGTTCAAGAAGATGTCTAACTCAGAGATCATCCGGCACCTAACTGAACAGTTTAATGAG GATTCAGGAGACTATCCTCTGATAGCTTCAGGCCCATCCTGGAAGAAGTTCCAGGGAAGCTTCTGTGAATTTGTGAGAACATTGGTCTACCAGTGCCAGTACGGCCTCCTCTACGATGGCTTCCCCATGGACAACCTCATCTCCCTGCTCACTGGCCTCTCAGACTCCCAGGTCCGTGCCTTCCGTCACACTAGCACCCTGGCTG CCATGAAGCTGATGACCTCCCTGGTAAGAGTTGCCCTCCAGCTGAGTCTGCACAAGGACAACAACCAGCGTCAGTACGAGGCTGAACGGAACAAGGGGCTAGGACAGAGAGCGCCTGAGCGCCTCGAGAGCCTGCTGGAGAAACGCAGAGAG CTTCAAGAGCATCAAGAGGAGATTGAAGGGATGATGAATGCCCTTTTCAGGGGTGTCTTTGTACATCGGTACAG GGATGTCCTTCCTGAGATCCGTGCTATCTGCATCGAGGAGATTGGGTCTTGGATGCAGAGCTACAGCACCTCTTTCCTCACTGACAGCTACTTAAAATACATTGGCTGGACCCTGCATGATAAG CATCGAGATGTGCGTCTGAAGTGCTTGAAGGCTCTGAAAGGGCTGTATGGCAACCAAGACTTGACTGTGCGCCTGGAGCTCTTTACCAGCCGCTTTAAG GACCGGATGGTTTCCATGGTCATGGACCGAGAGTATGATGTGGCAGTGGAGGCCGTTAGGTTGCTGATAGTTATCCTCAA GAGCATGGACGGGGTGCTGACAGATGCAGACTGCGAGAGCATCTACCCTGTCGTGTACGCCTCTAACAGAGCCCTGGCCTCTGCTGCAGGGGAGTTTCTGTACTGGAA GCTCTTCTACCCTGAGTGTGAGACAAGAGCAGTGGGCGGGAGAGAGCGTCGCCGAAGTCCACGCCCCCAGAGGACTTTCTTCTACCTTCTGCTGTCCTTTTTCGTGGAGAGTGAG CTCCATGACCACGCCGCGTACTTAGTTGACAGCCTGTGGGACTGTGCGGGGCCTCTGCTGAAGGACTGGGAGAGTCTGACAAGCCTGCTGCTGGAGAAGGACCAGA ACCTGGGCGATATACAAGAGAGTACGCTGATAGAAATCCTTGTATCCAGTGTCCGGCAAGCTTCAGAGGGCCACCCACCTGTGGGACGGGTCACAGGGAAGAAG GGCTTAACCCCAAAAGAACGTAAGATCCAAGCCGATGACAAGGTGAAGCTGACTGAGCACCTCATCCCCCtgctcccccagctcctggccaag TTCTCAGCTGATGCAGAGAAGGTGGCTCCCCTGCTGCAGCTTCTCAACTACTTCGACCTCAACATCTACTGTACCAGGCGCTTGGAGAAA CACCTGGAGCTGCTCCTGCAgcagctccaggaggtggtggtgAAGCATGCGGAGCCTGCGGTGCTTGAGGCAGGCGCTCACGCCCTCTATCTGCTGTGTAATCCTGAGTTCACATTCTTCACCCGCGTGGACTTTGCCCGAAGCCAACTGGTGGATCTCCTGACCGACCGCTTCCAGCAGGAGCTTGAAGAACTACTTCAG TCGTCCTTCCTAGATGAAGATGAGGTGTATAGTCTGGCAGCCACTCTGAAGCGCCTCTCTGCCTTTTACAA TGCCCACGACCTAACCCGCTGGGAGCTTTACGAGCCCTGCTACCAACTCCTCCGAAAGGCTGTGGACACAGGAGAAGTTCCTCACCAG GTGACCCTGCCAGCCTTGACTCTTGtctatttttccattctttggACACTAACCCACATTTCTGGATCAGATGCTTCCCAG AAGCAGCTGTTGGATTTGAAGGGCAGGATGGTGGCCTTCTGCGAACTCTGCCAGAGCTGCCTCTCAGATGTGGATTCTGAGATCCAGGAGCAG gCTTTTGTCTTGTTAAGTGATCTGCTTCTCATCTTCAGCCCTCAGATGATTGTAGGGGGACGAGAGtttctcaggccccttgtcttTATTCCTGAAGCCACTCTGCAGTCTGAGCTAGCCAGCTTCCTCATGGACCAtgtcttcatccagcctggggaGCTGAGGAGTG GTCATTCCCAGGAGGATCACTTGCAGATTGAGCGGCTGCACCAGCGGCGCCGCCTCCTGGCTGGGTTCTGCAAGCTGTTGCTCTATGGGGTGCTGGAGATGGACGCAGCCTCGGATGTTTTCAAACACTACAACAAG TTCTACAATGACTATGGTGATATTATCAAGGAAACATTAACAAGAGCAAGGCAGATTGACCGAAGCCACTGTTCCCGAATCCTGCTGCTGAGCCTCAAGCAG TTATACACAGAACTGCTGCAGGAACAAGGGCCCCAGGGCCTGAATGAGCTTCCAGCTTTCATCGAGATGAGGGACCTGGCCAGGAGATTTGCCTTGAGCTTTGGACCCCAGCAGCTACAGAACCGTGACCTTGTGGTCATGCTACACAA GGAAGGCATCAAGTTCTCCTTGTCTGAGGTTCCTCCAGCTGGCTCCTCCAGTCAGCCCCCAAATCTGGCATTCCTGGAGCTCCTTGCGGAGTTCTCCCCCCGACTCTTCCATCAGGACAAGCAGCTGCT ACTGTCCTACCTGGAAAAGTGTCTGCAGCGTGTCTCCCAGGCACCTGGTCGTCCCTGGGGTCCAGTCACCACCTACTGCCACTCCCTCAGCCCCGGAGAGAACACAGCCGAGGTCAGCCCTCAGGGCTACCCCCGCTCCAAGAAGAGGCGAGTTGAAG GGCCCTCCAGGCAGCACAGAGAAGACGTCTCTGCATCCCAGGAGGAAAGCCTACAGCCAAACAGCATCCCAGCCACACCTACCCTCACCTCCACAGCTGTGAAGAGTGGGCAGCCCCTTGGGGCATCAGAGGAGATGGAAGAAGGCGGCAGCTCAGAATTGGCATTTCCCCAAGG CCTGTACCTTTTAGGCAACCCAAGGTCAAGGTCCTTGAGTCCACAGCATTTCCGGACTCCGCTCAACCCTTCAGGTCCTGGTCTGGGCAAGCAGCTGACCCG GCTCAGCTTGATGGAAGAGGatgaggaagaattagaaattCAGAACGACTTGAGTGAAGATTGGCAAGGTTCAGGCAAG
- the STAG3 gene encoding cohesin subunit SA-3 isoform X2 — translation MPTLRSSSSRYQSSSSPSSASSPLRRAVAGGRRSVSAASSSSGSVAVPCDDGDSKQTSEGDSESLSAGEGSDFEDSLRRNGKKRAAKRPLKPTPAKFPKKRSQTVRAHGQKESEPPASDLFDAVKGAKSDMQSLVDEWLDSYKQDQDAAFLELVNFFIRSCGCKGTVTPEMFKKMSNSEIIRHLTEQFNEDSGDYPLIASGPSWKKFQGSFCEFVRTLVYQCQYGLLYDGFPMDNLISLLTGLSDSQVRAFRHTSTLAAMKLMTSLVRVALQLSLHKDNNQRQYEAERNKGLGQRAPERLESLLEKRRELQEHQEEIEGMMNALFRGVFVHRYRDVLPEIRAICIEEIGSWMQSYSTSFLTDSYLKYIGWTLHDKHRDVRLKCLKALKGLYGNQDLTVRLELFTSRFKDRMVSMVMDREYDVAVEAVRLLIVILKSMDGVLTDADCESIYPVVYASNRALASAAGEFLYWKLFYPECETRAVGGRERRRSPRPQRTFFYLLLSFFVESELHDHAAYLVDSLWDCAGPLLKDWESLTSLLLEKDQNLGDIQESTLIEILVSSVRQASEGHPPVGRVTGKKGLTPKERKIQADDKVKLTEHLIPLLPQLLAKFSADAEKVAPLLQLLNYFDLNIYCTRRLEKHLELLLQQLQEVVVKHAEPAVLEAGAHALYLLCNPEFTFFTRVDFARSQLVDLLTDRFQQELEELLQSSFLDEDEVYSLAATLKRLSAFYNAHDLTRWELYEPCYQLLRKAVDTGEVPHQVTLPALTLVYFSILWTLTHISGSDASQSLSPQKQLLDLKGRMVAFCELCQSCLSDVDSEIQEQAFVLLSDLLLIFSPQMIVGGREFLRPLVFIPEATLQSELASFLMDHVFIQPGELRSHSQEDHLQIERLHQRRRLLAGFCKLLLYGVLEMDAASDVFKHYNKFYNDYGDIIKETLTRARQIDRSHCSRILLLSLKQLYTELLQEQGPQGLNELPAFIEMRDLARRFALSFGPQQLQNRDLVVMLHKEGIKFSLSEVPPAGSSSQPPNLAFLELLAEFSPRLFHQDKQLLLSYLEKCLQRVSQAPGRPWGPVTTYCHSLSPGENTAEVSPQGYPRSKKRRVEGPSRQHREDVSASQEESLQPNSIPATPTLTSTAVKSGQPLGASEEMEEGGSSELAFPQGLYLLGNPRSRSLSPQHFRTPLNPSGPGLGKQLTRLSLMEEDEEELEIQNDLSEDWQGSGKSSSSSEHRLDLLDSTELNTEVLPHLHNMTQQKME, via the exons ATGCCCACCCTTCGGTCGTCGTCCTCCCGGTACCAGAGCTCCTCCTCCCCGAGCAGCGCGTCCTCGCCGCTGCGCAGAGCGGTAGCGGGTGGACGGAGGAGCGTGTCTGCTGCTTCTAGTTCTTCTGGGTCTGTCGCTGTGCCCTGCGATGACGGGGACTCGAAGCAGACTTCAGAGGG GGATAGTGAATCTTTGTCAGCTGGTGAAGGCAGTGATTTCGAAGACAGCTTGAGACGAAATGGGAAGAAGAGAGCAGCAAAACGTCCACTCAAACCAacccca GCAAAATTTCCAAAGAAGAGGTCCCAAACAGTACGTGCTCatggtcagaaagagtcagagcCACCAGCCAGTGATCtctttgatgctgtgaaaggtgCCAAAAGTGACATGCAG TCTTTGGTAGATGAGTGGCTGGATAGCTACAAGCAAGACCAGGATGCAGCATTCCTGGAGCTCGTTAACTTTTTCATCCGGTCTTGTGGATGTAAAG GCACTGTGACCCCTGAGATGTTCAAGAAGATGTCTAACTCAGAGATCATCCGGCACCTAACTGAACAGTTTAATGAG GATTCAGGAGACTATCCTCTGATAGCTTCAGGCCCATCCTGGAAGAAGTTCCAGGGAAGCTTCTGTGAATTTGTGAGAACATTGGTCTACCAGTGCCAGTACGGCCTCCTCTACGATGGCTTCCCCATGGACAACCTCATCTCCCTGCTCACTGGCCTCTCAGACTCCCAGGTCCGTGCCTTCCGTCACACTAGCACCCTGGCTG CCATGAAGCTGATGACCTCCCTGGTAAGAGTTGCCCTCCAGCTGAGTCTGCACAAGGACAACAACCAGCGTCAGTACGAGGCTGAACGGAACAAGGGGCTAGGACAGAGAGCGCCTGAGCGCCTCGAGAGCCTGCTGGAGAAACGCAGAGAG CTTCAAGAGCATCAAGAGGAGATTGAAGGGATGATGAATGCCCTTTTCAGGGGTGTCTTTGTACATCGGTACAG GGATGTCCTTCCTGAGATCCGTGCTATCTGCATCGAGGAGATTGGGTCTTGGATGCAGAGCTACAGCACCTCTTTCCTCACTGACAGCTACTTAAAATACATTGGCTGGACCCTGCATGATAAG CATCGAGATGTGCGTCTGAAGTGCTTGAAGGCTCTGAAAGGGCTGTATGGCAACCAAGACTTGACTGTGCGCCTGGAGCTCTTTACCAGCCGCTTTAAG GACCGGATGGTTTCCATGGTCATGGACCGAGAGTATGATGTGGCAGTGGAGGCCGTTAGGTTGCTGATAGTTATCCTCAA GAGCATGGACGGGGTGCTGACAGATGCAGACTGCGAGAGCATCTACCCTGTCGTGTACGCCTCTAACAGAGCCCTGGCCTCTGCTGCAGGGGAGTTTCTGTACTGGAA GCTCTTCTACCCTGAGTGTGAGACAAGAGCAGTGGGCGGGAGAGAGCGTCGCCGAAGTCCACGCCCCCAGAGGACTTTCTTCTACCTTCTGCTGTCCTTTTTCGTGGAGAGTGAG CTCCATGACCACGCCGCGTACTTAGTTGACAGCCTGTGGGACTGTGCGGGGCCTCTGCTGAAGGACTGGGAGAGTCTGACAAGCCTGCTGCTGGAGAAGGACCAGA ACCTGGGCGATATACAAGAGAGTACGCTGATAGAAATCCTTGTATCCAGTGTCCGGCAAGCTTCAGAGGGCCACCCACCTGTGGGACGGGTCACAGGGAAGAAG GGCTTAACCCCAAAAGAACGTAAGATCCAAGCCGATGACAAGGTGAAGCTGACTGAGCACCTCATCCCCCtgctcccccagctcctggccaag TTCTCAGCTGATGCAGAGAAGGTGGCTCCCCTGCTGCAGCTTCTCAACTACTTCGACCTCAACATCTACTGTACCAGGCGCTTGGAGAAA CACCTGGAGCTGCTCCTGCAgcagctccaggaggtggtggtgAAGCATGCGGAGCCTGCGGTGCTTGAGGCAGGCGCTCACGCCCTCTATCTGCTGTGTAATCCTGAGTTCACATTCTTCACCCGCGTGGACTTTGCCCGAAGCCAACTGGTGGATCTCCTGACCGACCGCTTCCAGCAGGAGCTTGAAGAACTACTTCAG TCGTCCTTCCTAGATGAAGATGAGGTGTATAGTCTGGCAGCCACTCTGAAGCGCCTCTCTGCCTTTTACAA TGCCCACGACCTAACCCGCTGGGAGCTTTACGAGCCCTGCTACCAACTCCTCCGAAAGGCTGTGGACACAGGAGAAGTTCCTCACCAG GTGACCCTGCCAGCCTTGACTCTTGtctatttttccattctttggACACTAACCCACATTTCTGGATCAGATGCTTCCCAG TCGTTGTCTCCACAGAAGCAGCTGTTGGATTTGAAGGGCAGGATGGTGGCCTTCTGCGAACTCTGCCAGAGCTGCCTCTCAGATGTGGATTCTGAGATCCAGGAGCAG gCTTTTGTCTTGTTAAGTGATCTGCTTCTCATCTTCAGCCCTCAGATGATTGTAGGGGGACGAGAGtttctcaggccccttgtcttTATTCCTGAAGCCACTCTGCAGTCTGAGCTAGCCAGCTTCCTCATGGACCAtgtcttcatccagcctggggaGCTGAGGA GTCATTCCCAGGAGGATCACTTGCAGATTGAGCGGCTGCACCAGCGGCGCCGCCTCCTGGCTGGGTTCTGCAAGCTGTTGCTCTATGGGGTGCTGGAGATGGACGCAGCCTCGGATGTTTTCAAACACTACAACAAG TTCTACAATGACTATGGTGATATTATCAAGGAAACATTAACAAGAGCAAGGCAGATTGACCGAAGCCACTGTTCCCGAATCCTGCTGCTGAGCCTCAAGCAG TTATACACAGAACTGCTGCAGGAACAAGGGCCCCAGGGCCTGAATGAGCTTCCAGCTTTCATCGAGATGAGGGACCTGGCCAGGAGATTTGCCTTGAGCTTTGGACCCCAGCAGCTACAGAACCGTGACCTTGTGGTCATGCTACACAA GGAAGGCATCAAGTTCTCCTTGTCTGAGGTTCCTCCAGCTGGCTCCTCCAGTCAGCCCCCAAATCTGGCATTCCTGGAGCTCCTTGCGGAGTTCTCCCCCCGACTCTTCCATCAGGACAAGCAGCTGCT ACTGTCCTACCTGGAAAAGTGTCTGCAGCGTGTCTCCCAGGCACCTGGTCGTCCCTGGGGTCCAGTCACCACCTACTGCCACTCCCTCAGCCCCGGAGAGAACACAGCCGAGGTCAGCCCTCAGGGCTACCCCCGCTCCAAGAAGAGGCGAGTTGAAG GGCCCTCCAGGCAGCACAGAGAAGACGTCTCTGCATCCCAGGAGGAAAGCCTACAGCCAAACAGCATCCCAGCCACACCTACCCTCACCTCCACAGCTGTGAAGAGTGGGCAGCCCCTTGGGGCATCAGAGGAGATGGAAGAAGGCGGCAGCTCAGAATTGGCATTTCCCCAAGG CCTGTACCTTTTAGGCAACCCAAGGTCAAGGTCCTTGAGTCCACAGCATTTCCGGACTCCGCTCAACCCTTCAGGTCCTGGTCTGGGCAAGCAGCTGACCCG GCTCAGCTTGATGGAAGAGGatgaggaagaattagaaattCAGAACGACTTGAGTGAAGATTGGCAAGGTTCAGGCAAG
- the STAG3 gene encoding cohesin subunit SA-3 isoform X1: MPTLRSSSSRYQSSSSPSSASSPLRRAVAGGRRSVSAASSSSGSVAVPCDDGDSKQTSEGDSESLSAGEGSDFEDSLRRNGKKRAAKRPLKPTPAKFPKKRSQTVRAHGQKESEPPASDLFDAVKGAKSDMQSLVDEWLDSYKQDQDAAFLELVNFFIRSCGCKGTVTPEMFKKMSNSEIIRHLTEQFNEDSGDYPLIASGPSWKKFQGSFCEFVRTLVYQCQYGLLYDGFPMDNLISLLTGLSDSQVRAFRHTSTLAAMKLMTSLVRVALQLSLHKDNNQRQYEAERNKGLGQRAPERLESLLEKRRELQEHQEEIEGMMNALFRGVFVHRYRDVLPEIRAICIEEIGSWMQSYSTSFLTDSYLKYIGWTLHDKHRDVRLKCLKALKGLYGNQDLTVRLELFTSRFKDRMVSMVMDREYDVAVEAVRLLIVILKSMDGVLTDADCESIYPVVYASNRALASAAGEFLYWKLFYPECETRAVGGRERRRSPRPQRTFFYLLLSFFVESELHDHAAYLVDSLWDCAGPLLKDWESLTSLLLEKDQNLGDIQESTLIEILVSSVRQASEGHPPVGRVTGKKGLTPKERKIQADDKVKLTEHLIPLLPQLLAKFSADAEKVAPLLQLLNYFDLNIYCTRRLEKHLELLLQQLQEVVVKHAEPAVLEAGAHALYLLCNPEFTFFTRVDFARSQLVDLLTDRFQQELEELLQSSFLDEDEVYSLAATLKRLSAFYNAHDLTRWELYEPCYQLLRKAVDTGEVPHQVTLPALTLVYFSILWTLTHISGSDASQSLSPQKQLLDLKGRMVAFCELCQSCLSDVDSEIQEQAFVLLSDLLLIFSPQMIVGGREFLRPLVFIPEATLQSELASFLMDHVFIQPGELRSGHSQEDHLQIERLHQRRRLLAGFCKLLLYGVLEMDAASDVFKHYNKFYNDYGDIIKETLTRARQIDRSHCSRILLLSLKQLYTELLQEQGPQGLNELPAFIEMRDLARRFALSFGPQQLQNRDLVVMLHKEGIKFSLSEVPPAGSSSQPPNLAFLELLAEFSPRLFHQDKQLLLSYLEKCLQRVSQAPGRPWGPVTTYCHSLSPGENTAEVSPQGYPRSKKRRVEGPSRQHREDVSASQEESLQPNSIPATPTLTSTAVKSGQPLGASEEMEEGGSSELAFPQGLYLLGNPRSRSLSPQHFRTPLNPSGPGLGKQLTRLSLMEEDEEELEIQNDLSEDWQGSGKSSSSSEHRLDLLDSTELNTEVLPHLHNMTQQKME; encoded by the exons ATGCCCACCCTTCGGTCGTCGTCCTCCCGGTACCAGAGCTCCTCCTCCCCGAGCAGCGCGTCCTCGCCGCTGCGCAGAGCGGTAGCGGGTGGACGGAGGAGCGTGTCTGCTGCTTCTAGTTCTTCTGGGTCTGTCGCTGTGCCCTGCGATGACGGGGACTCGAAGCAGACTTCAGAGGG GGATAGTGAATCTTTGTCAGCTGGTGAAGGCAGTGATTTCGAAGACAGCTTGAGACGAAATGGGAAGAAGAGAGCAGCAAAACGTCCACTCAAACCAacccca GCAAAATTTCCAAAGAAGAGGTCCCAAACAGTACGTGCTCatggtcagaaagagtcagagcCACCAGCCAGTGATCtctttgatgctgtgaaaggtgCCAAAAGTGACATGCAG TCTTTGGTAGATGAGTGGCTGGATAGCTACAAGCAAGACCAGGATGCAGCATTCCTGGAGCTCGTTAACTTTTTCATCCGGTCTTGTGGATGTAAAG GCACTGTGACCCCTGAGATGTTCAAGAAGATGTCTAACTCAGAGATCATCCGGCACCTAACTGAACAGTTTAATGAG GATTCAGGAGACTATCCTCTGATAGCTTCAGGCCCATCCTGGAAGAAGTTCCAGGGAAGCTTCTGTGAATTTGTGAGAACATTGGTCTACCAGTGCCAGTACGGCCTCCTCTACGATGGCTTCCCCATGGACAACCTCATCTCCCTGCTCACTGGCCTCTCAGACTCCCAGGTCCGTGCCTTCCGTCACACTAGCACCCTGGCTG CCATGAAGCTGATGACCTCCCTGGTAAGAGTTGCCCTCCAGCTGAGTCTGCACAAGGACAACAACCAGCGTCAGTACGAGGCTGAACGGAACAAGGGGCTAGGACAGAGAGCGCCTGAGCGCCTCGAGAGCCTGCTGGAGAAACGCAGAGAG CTTCAAGAGCATCAAGAGGAGATTGAAGGGATGATGAATGCCCTTTTCAGGGGTGTCTTTGTACATCGGTACAG GGATGTCCTTCCTGAGATCCGTGCTATCTGCATCGAGGAGATTGGGTCTTGGATGCAGAGCTACAGCACCTCTTTCCTCACTGACAGCTACTTAAAATACATTGGCTGGACCCTGCATGATAAG CATCGAGATGTGCGTCTGAAGTGCTTGAAGGCTCTGAAAGGGCTGTATGGCAACCAAGACTTGACTGTGCGCCTGGAGCTCTTTACCAGCCGCTTTAAG GACCGGATGGTTTCCATGGTCATGGACCGAGAGTATGATGTGGCAGTGGAGGCCGTTAGGTTGCTGATAGTTATCCTCAA GAGCATGGACGGGGTGCTGACAGATGCAGACTGCGAGAGCATCTACCCTGTCGTGTACGCCTCTAACAGAGCCCTGGCCTCTGCTGCAGGGGAGTTTCTGTACTGGAA GCTCTTCTACCCTGAGTGTGAGACAAGAGCAGTGGGCGGGAGAGAGCGTCGCCGAAGTCCACGCCCCCAGAGGACTTTCTTCTACCTTCTGCTGTCCTTTTTCGTGGAGAGTGAG CTCCATGACCACGCCGCGTACTTAGTTGACAGCCTGTGGGACTGTGCGGGGCCTCTGCTGAAGGACTGGGAGAGTCTGACAAGCCTGCTGCTGGAGAAGGACCAGA ACCTGGGCGATATACAAGAGAGTACGCTGATAGAAATCCTTGTATCCAGTGTCCGGCAAGCTTCAGAGGGCCACCCACCTGTGGGACGGGTCACAGGGAAGAAG GGCTTAACCCCAAAAGAACGTAAGATCCAAGCCGATGACAAGGTGAAGCTGACTGAGCACCTCATCCCCCtgctcccccagctcctggccaag TTCTCAGCTGATGCAGAGAAGGTGGCTCCCCTGCTGCAGCTTCTCAACTACTTCGACCTCAACATCTACTGTACCAGGCGCTTGGAGAAA CACCTGGAGCTGCTCCTGCAgcagctccaggaggtggtggtgAAGCATGCGGAGCCTGCGGTGCTTGAGGCAGGCGCTCACGCCCTCTATCTGCTGTGTAATCCTGAGTTCACATTCTTCACCCGCGTGGACTTTGCCCGAAGCCAACTGGTGGATCTCCTGACCGACCGCTTCCAGCAGGAGCTTGAAGAACTACTTCAG TCGTCCTTCCTAGATGAAGATGAGGTGTATAGTCTGGCAGCCACTCTGAAGCGCCTCTCTGCCTTTTACAA TGCCCACGACCTAACCCGCTGGGAGCTTTACGAGCCCTGCTACCAACTCCTCCGAAAGGCTGTGGACACAGGAGAAGTTCCTCACCAG GTGACCCTGCCAGCCTTGACTCTTGtctatttttccattctttggACACTAACCCACATTTCTGGATCAGATGCTTCCCAG TCGTTGTCTCCACAGAAGCAGCTGTTGGATTTGAAGGGCAGGATGGTGGCCTTCTGCGAACTCTGCCAGAGCTGCCTCTCAGATGTGGATTCTGAGATCCAGGAGCAG gCTTTTGTCTTGTTAAGTGATCTGCTTCTCATCTTCAGCCCTCAGATGATTGTAGGGGGACGAGAGtttctcaggccccttgtcttTATTCCTGAAGCCACTCTGCAGTCTGAGCTAGCCAGCTTCCTCATGGACCAtgtcttcatccagcctggggaGCTGAGGAGTG GTCATTCCCAGGAGGATCACTTGCAGATTGAGCGGCTGCACCAGCGGCGCCGCCTCCTGGCTGGGTTCTGCAAGCTGTTGCTCTATGGGGTGCTGGAGATGGACGCAGCCTCGGATGTTTTCAAACACTACAACAAG TTCTACAATGACTATGGTGATATTATCAAGGAAACATTAACAAGAGCAAGGCAGATTGACCGAAGCCACTGTTCCCGAATCCTGCTGCTGAGCCTCAAGCAG TTATACACAGAACTGCTGCAGGAACAAGGGCCCCAGGGCCTGAATGAGCTTCCAGCTTTCATCGAGATGAGGGACCTGGCCAGGAGATTTGCCTTGAGCTTTGGACCCCAGCAGCTACAGAACCGTGACCTTGTGGTCATGCTACACAA GGAAGGCATCAAGTTCTCCTTGTCTGAGGTTCCTCCAGCTGGCTCCTCCAGTCAGCCCCCAAATCTGGCATTCCTGGAGCTCCTTGCGGAGTTCTCCCCCCGACTCTTCCATCAGGACAAGCAGCTGCT ACTGTCCTACCTGGAAAAGTGTCTGCAGCGTGTCTCCCAGGCACCTGGTCGTCCCTGGGGTCCAGTCACCACCTACTGCCACTCCCTCAGCCCCGGAGAGAACACAGCCGAGGTCAGCCCTCAGGGCTACCCCCGCTCCAAGAAGAGGCGAGTTGAAG GGCCCTCCAGGCAGCACAGAGAAGACGTCTCTGCATCCCAGGAGGAAAGCCTACAGCCAAACAGCATCCCAGCCACACCTACCCTCACCTCCACAGCTGTGAAGAGTGGGCAGCCCCTTGGGGCATCAGAGGAGATGGAAGAAGGCGGCAGCTCAGAATTGGCATTTCCCCAAGG CCTGTACCTTTTAGGCAACCCAAGGTCAAGGTCCTTGAGTCCACAGCATTTCCGGACTCCGCTCAACCCTTCAGGTCCTGGTCTGGGCAAGCAGCTGACCCG GCTCAGCTTGATGGAAGAGGatgaggaagaattagaaattCAGAACGACTTGAGTGAAGATTGGCAAGGTTCAGGCAAG